The Candidatus Methylomirabilota bacterium sequence GAGGTGCCCAATCCATCGGGCTTCTTCCTGGCCGAGCGTCCAAAAGACGCGCCGGGCTCGGTCATCGTGGCCGGGCTCGAGGGCACGCGCCCTCTCCTGCTCGAGCTGCAAGCGCTGGTCACGCCGGCTTCCTTCGGCACCCCGCGGCGGACCGTCATCGGGGCCGATTACAATCGGACGTGCCTCCTGCTCGCCGTGCTGGAGAAGCGCGCCGGCGTGCCGCTGGGCAGTCAGGACGTGTTCGTCAACGTGGCCGGGGGCGCCCGCATCGTGGAGCCCGCGGCCGACCTCGGAGTGGTGGTGGCCGCGGCCTCCAGCTACCTGGATCGACCGGTGCGCGGCGATGTCGTCGTGGTCGGCGAGGTGGGGCTTACAGGCGAGGTGCGAGCGGTGACCGGTCTCGAGGCGCGCCTGCGCGAAGCGGCGGCCCTCGGCTTCCGCGAGGCCGTCGTGCCCCGGAGCAGCCTCGTCGAACAGCCGCGACTGCCGCTGGCTGCGCGCGGGGTGGCGACGGTCCACGATGCCCTTGACCTGCTGGTCGCCTGACAACATGGAGGGATACAGCCACATCGCGGACCGGCGCAGTGACTGAGCCTCGGATCGCGCTGGTGATCCCGGCCGCCGGCGCCGGCGCGCGCATGGGCACGCGGACGCCCAAGCAGTTCTTGCGGATCGGGCGGCGGTCTATCCTCGAGGTCACGCTGGGGCAGTTCCAGGCGCCGCCGCTGGTGCACGAGATCGTCATCGCCCTGCCCGAACCGCACCTGCCACGGGCGCGCCGGCTGCTCGGCCGTCACCGGCCGTCTCACCGCCCGGCGCCGGGCCTGGTGGTCGGGGGTGCCACTCGCCAGGAGTCGGTCTGGCGGGCGCTGCAGGCGCTGGCTCGTGAGGCCGACATCGTCGTCGTGCACGACGGCGTCCGACCGTTCATCACCCGCGACCTGGTCAGGCGAGTGGTGCGGGCGGCCATCGCCCACGGAGCCGCCATCTGCGCCCTGCCGATCGCCGAGACGGTGAAGCGGGTCCGCGGCGGCGTCGTGGAAGCCACGCTCGATCGCTCGGAGCTCTGGGCGGTGCAGACGCCCCAGGCCTTCCGGCATCCGCTCTTGCGCGAGGCTCACGAGAAGGCGCTGCGCGACGGGTTCATGGGAACG is a genomic window containing:
- the ispD gene encoding 2-C-methyl-D-erythritol 4-phosphate cytidylyltransferase, giving the protein MTEPRIALVIPAAGAGARMGTRTPKQFLRIGRRSILEVTLGQFQAPPLVHEIVIALPEPHLPRARRLLGRHRPSHRPAPGLVVGGATRQESVWRALQALAREADIVVVHDGVRPFITRDLVRRVVRAAIAHGAAICALPIAETVKRVRGGVVEATLDRSELWAVQTPQAFRHPLLREAHEKALRDGFMGTDEAMLVERLGHPVHVVRGLESNIKVTTPADLRRVRGWIRR